Proteins encoded together in one Quercus lobata isolate SW786 chromosome 3, ValleyOak3.0 Primary Assembly, whole genome shotgun sequence window:
- the LOC115981433 gene encoding TMV resistance protein N-like → MASSTAPSLLVLAALLLSLGIALVLPQLVLCVATMTHTEGQENFDPSLSTPALTHEYQVFVSFRGADIRTGFKSHFFAALNHERIGAYRDDIDLPRGGEIGPELLKAIETSRIAVVVFSKNYATSDWCLDELVKIMECKRLLNQRVLPIFYDVSQSEVLEQMGNFAEALLKGPEDKVNNWRAALTEAAGLAGLHLEQYR, encoded by the coding sequence ATGGCTAGTTCCACTGCTCCATCCTTATTGGTCCTTGCTGCTTTGCTCTTGAGTTTAGGCATCGCACTGGTCTTACCTCAATTAGTTTTGTGTGTTGCAACCATGACTCATACCGAGGGCCAAGAAAACTTTGATCCATCTTTATCAACCCCAGCATTGACACATGAATATCAGGTCTTTGTTAGTTTTCGCGGGGCCGATATCCGCACAGGCTTTAAAAGCCATTTTTTTGCCGCTTTAAACCATGAAAGGATTGGTGCGTATAGGGATGACATAGATCTCCCTAGAGGGGGAGAGATTGGACCTGAGTTGTTGAAGGCAATTGAGACTTCAAGGATTGCAGTTGTTGTGTTCTCGAAAAACTATGCTACTTCGGATTGGTGCCTTGATGAGCTGGTGAAGATCATGGAATGCAAAAGGCTTTTAAATCAGAGGGTGCTGCCTATATTCTATGATGTGTCTCAATCCGAGGTGCTAGAACAGATGGGAAATTTTGCGGAGGCGCTGCTGAAGGGCCCTGAAGACAAGGTTAACAATTGGAGAGCTGCATTGACGGAGGCTGCAGGCTTGGCAGGCTTGCATTTGGAACAATATAGGtaa